Proteins encoded together in one Hevea brasiliensis isolate MT/VB/25A 57/8 chromosome 16, ASM3005281v1, whole genome shotgun sequence window:
- the LOC110668524 gene encoding uncharacterized protein LOC110668524 isoform X2: MAKHPVVCLPLQKRCLFALLIMLSISTVIAFLIKAAFDSCDRRLEVAQKPLRSFSNALSVNTPPNPLTFMKSKRVLLVSHELSLSGGPLLLMELAFLLRGVGSEVFWVTIQKPSETDEVIYNLEQKMLVRGVQVVSAKGQEAIGTALKADMVVLNTAVAGKWLDAVLKENIPRVLSKVLWWIHEMRGHYFKLDYVKHLPLVAGAMIDSHVTAQYWKNRTQERLRIKMPETYVVHLGNSKELMEVAEDGVAKRVLREHIRESLGVRDEDLLFAIINSVSRGKGQDLFLRSFYESLELIQLKKLKVPSMHAVIVGSDITAQTKFETELRNFVMQKKIQDRVHFVNKTLTVAPYLAAVDVLVQNSQARGECFGRITIEAMAFQLPVLGTAAGGTTEIVVNGTTGLLHPVGKDGVTPLAKNIVKLATHVERRLTMGKRGYERVKEMFLEHHMAHRIAAVLKQVLQKSKGHPHR; encoded by the exons ATGGCCAAACACCCCGTCGTTTGCCTCCCGTTGCAGAAGCGATGCCTCTTTGCTCTCCTCATCATGCTTTCTATCTCCACTGTTATCGCTTTCCTCATCAAAGCCGCTTTCGATTCCTGCGATCGCCGCTTGGAAGTTGCTCAGAAACCGCTTCGCTCCTTCTCCAATGCTTTGTCAGTCAACACGCCTCCTAATCCTCTTACTTTCATGAAGTCTAAGCGCGTTCTCTTGGTCTCGCATGAGCTTTCTCTGTCAG GTGGACCATTGTTGTTGATGGAATTAGCTTTTCTACTAAGAGGTGTTGGTTCTGAAGTTTTTTGGGTCACCATCCAGAAACCTTCAGAAACTGATGAGGTGATATACAATTTAGAGCAAAAGATGCTAGTCCGAGGAGTGCAG GTCGTGTCTGCAAAAGGCCAAGAAGCTATAGGTACTGCTCTTAAAGCCGATATGGTTGTTTTGAATACGGCTGTTGCTGGGAAATGGCTAGATGCTGTTCTGAAGGAAAACATTCCTCGTGTTCTCTCAAAAGTGTTGTGGTGGATTCATGAAATGCGAGGACATTATTTTAAATTGGACTATGTCAAGCACTTGCCTTTGGTTGCTGGTGCTATGATTGATTCACATGTGACAGCACAATATTGGAAAAATAGGACTCAAGAACGTTTGAG GATTAAAATGCCTGAGACCTATGTTGTTCACCTTGGAAATAGCAAGGAACTTATGGAAGTTGCTGAAGATGGTGTGGCAAAAAGGGTTTTGCGTGAACATATACGGGAGTCTCTTGGAGTTCGAGATGAAGATTTACTCTTTGCCATAATTAACA GTGTTTCACGTGGAAAAGGCCAGGATCTATTTTTGCGTTCCTTTTATGAGAGCTTGGAGTTGATCCAATTGAAGAAGCTGAAGGTGCCATCAATGCATGCAGTAATTGTGGGCAGCGACATCACTGCTCAGACCAAGTTTGAGACAGAATTACGGAACTTTGTGATGCAGAAAAAGATTCAAGATCGTGTTCACTTTGTAAATAAAACTCTTACTGTAGCTCCTTATCTAGCTGCTGTTGATGTTCTTGTTCAGAATTCACAG GCACGGGGAGAATGCTTTGGGAGGATAACCATAGAAGCCATGGCATTTCAGCTGCCTGTGTTG GGAACAGCAGCAGGTGGCACCACAGAAATTGTTGTGAATGGGACTACTGGTTTATTGCACCCTGTTGGAAAGGATGGGGTTACTCCCCTCGCAAAAAATATAGTCAAACTTGCCACTCATGTTGAGAGGAGGCTTACAATGGGGAAGAGAGGATACGAGAGGGTCAAAGAGATGTTTTTAGAACATCACATGGCACACAGAATTGCTGCAGTGCTGAAGCAAGTGTTGCAGAAGTCTAAGGGCCATCCACATCGATGA
- the LOC110668524 gene encoding uncharacterized protein LOC110668524 isoform X4 — protein sequence MELAFLLRGVGSEVFWVTIQKPSETDEVIYNLEQKMLVRGVQVVSAKGQEAIGTALKADMVVLNTAVAGKWLDAVLKENIPRVLSKVLWWIHEMRGHYFKLDYVKHLPLVAGAMIDSHVTAQYWKNRTQERLRIKMPETYVVHLGNSKELMEVAEDGVAKRVLREHIRESLGVRDEDLLFAIINKNHMIAGVSRGKGQDLFLRSFYESLELIQLKKLKVPSMHAVIVGSDITAQTKFETELRNFVMQKKIQDRVHFVNKTLTVAPYLAAVDVLVQNSQARGECFGRITIEAMAFQLPVLGTAAGGTTEIVVNGTTGLLHPVGKDGVTPLAKNIVKLATHVERRLTMGKRGYERVKEMFLEHHMAHRIAAVLKQVLQKSKGHPHR from the exons ATGGAATTAGCTTTTCTACTAAGAGGTGTTGGTTCTGAAGTTTTTTGGGTCACCATCCAGAAACCTTCAGAAACTGATGAGGTGATATACAATTTAGAGCAAAAGATGCTAGTCCGAGGAGTGCAG GTCGTGTCTGCAAAAGGCCAAGAAGCTATAGGTACTGCTCTTAAAGCCGATATGGTTGTTTTGAATACGGCTGTTGCTGGGAAATGGCTAGATGCTGTTCTGAAGGAAAACATTCCTCGTGTTCTCTCAAAAGTGTTGTGGTGGATTCATGAAATGCGAGGACATTATTTTAAATTGGACTATGTCAAGCACTTGCCTTTGGTTGCTGGTGCTATGATTGATTCACATGTGACAGCACAATATTGGAAAAATAGGACTCAAGAACGTTTGAG GATTAAAATGCCTGAGACCTATGTTGTTCACCTTGGAAATAGCAAGGAACTTATGGAAGTTGCTGAAGATGGTGTGGCAAAAAGGGTTTTGCGTGAACATATACGGGAGTCTCTTGGAGTTCGAGATGAAGATTTACTCTTTGCCATAATTAACA AGAACCATATGATTGCAGGTGTTTCACGTGGAAAAGGCCAGGATCTATTTTTGCGTTCCTTTTATGAGAGCTTGGAGTTGATCCAATTGAAGAAGCTGAAGGTGCCATCAATGCATGCAGTAATTGTGGGCAGCGACATCACTGCTCAGACCAAGTTTGAGACAGAATTACGGAACTTTGTGATGCAGAAAAAGATTCAAGATCGTGTTCACTTTGTAAATAAAACTCTTACTGTAGCTCCTTATCTAGCTGCTGTTGATGTTCTTGTTCAGAATTCACAG GCACGGGGAGAATGCTTTGGGAGGATAACCATAGAAGCCATGGCATTTCAGCTGCCTGTGTTG GGAACAGCAGCAGGTGGCACCACAGAAATTGTTGTGAATGGGACTACTGGTTTATTGCACCCTGTTGGAAAGGATGGGGTTACTCCCCTCGCAAAAAATATAGTCAAACTTGCCACTCATGTTGAGAGGAGGCTTACAATGGGGAAGAGAGGATACGAGAGGGTCAAAGAGATGTTTTTAGAACATCACATGGCACACAGAATTGCTGCAGTGCTGAAGCAAGTGTTGCAGAAGTCTAAGGGCCATCCACATCGATGA
- the LOC110668524 gene encoding uncharacterized protein LOC110668524 isoform X3: protein MAKHPVVCLPLQKRCLFALLIMLSISTVIAFLIKAAFDSCDRRLEVAQKPLRSFSNALSVNTPPNPLTFMKSKRVLLVSHELSLSGGPLLLMELAFLLRGVGSEVFWVTIQKPSETDEVIYNLEQKMLVRGVQVVSAKGQEAIGTALKADMVVLNTAVAGKWLDAVLKENIPRVLSKVLWWIHEMRGHYFKLDYVKHLPLVAGAMIDSHVTAQYWKNRTQERLRIKMPETYVVHLGNSKELMEVAEDGVAKRVLREHIRESLGVRDEDLLFAIINKNHMIAGVSRGKGQDLFLRSFYESLELIQLKKLKVPSMHAVIVGSDITAQTKFETELRNFVMQKKIQDRVHFVNKTLTVAPYLAAVDVLVQNSQGTAAGGTTEIVVNGTTGLLHPVGKDGVTPLAKNIVKLATHVERRLTMGKRGYERVKEMFLEHHMAHRIAAVLKQVLQKSKGHPHR, encoded by the exons ATGGCCAAACACCCCGTCGTTTGCCTCCCGTTGCAGAAGCGATGCCTCTTTGCTCTCCTCATCATGCTTTCTATCTCCACTGTTATCGCTTTCCTCATCAAAGCCGCTTTCGATTCCTGCGATCGCCGCTTGGAAGTTGCTCAGAAACCGCTTCGCTCCTTCTCCAATGCTTTGTCAGTCAACACGCCTCCTAATCCTCTTACTTTCATGAAGTCTAAGCGCGTTCTCTTGGTCTCGCATGAGCTTTCTCTGTCAG GTGGACCATTGTTGTTGATGGAATTAGCTTTTCTACTAAGAGGTGTTGGTTCTGAAGTTTTTTGGGTCACCATCCAGAAACCTTCAGAAACTGATGAGGTGATATACAATTTAGAGCAAAAGATGCTAGTCCGAGGAGTGCAG GTCGTGTCTGCAAAAGGCCAAGAAGCTATAGGTACTGCTCTTAAAGCCGATATGGTTGTTTTGAATACGGCTGTTGCTGGGAAATGGCTAGATGCTGTTCTGAAGGAAAACATTCCTCGTGTTCTCTCAAAAGTGTTGTGGTGGATTCATGAAATGCGAGGACATTATTTTAAATTGGACTATGTCAAGCACTTGCCTTTGGTTGCTGGTGCTATGATTGATTCACATGTGACAGCACAATATTGGAAAAATAGGACTCAAGAACGTTTGAG GATTAAAATGCCTGAGACCTATGTTGTTCACCTTGGAAATAGCAAGGAACTTATGGAAGTTGCTGAAGATGGTGTGGCAAAAAGGGTTTTGCGTGAACATATACGGGAGTCTCTTGGAGTTCGAGATGAAGATTTACTCTTTGCCATAATTAACA AGAACCATATGATTGCAGGTGTTTCACGTGGAAAAGGCCAGGATCTATTTTTGCGTTCCTTTTATGAGAGCTTGGAGTTGATCCAATTGAAGAAGCTGAAGGTGCCATCAATGCATGCAGTAATTGTGGGCAGCGACATCACTGCTCAGACCAAGTTTGAGACAGAATTACGGAACTTTGTGATGCAGAAAAAGATTCAAGATCGTGTTCACTTTGTAAATAAAACTCTTACTGTAGCTCCTTATCTAGCTGCTGTTGATGTTCTTGTTCAGAATTCACAG GGAACAGCAGCAGGTGGCACCACAGAAATTGTTGTGAATGGGACTACTGGTTTATTGCACCCTGTTGGAAAGGATGGGGTTACTCCCCTCGCAAAAAATATAGTCAAACTTGCCACTCATGTTGAGAGGAGGCTTACAATGGGGAAGAGAGGATACGAGAGGGTCAAAGAGATGTTTTTAGAACATCACATGGCACACAGAATTGCTGCAGTGCTGAAGCAAGTGTTGCAGAAGTCTAAGGGCCATCCACATCGATGA
- the LOC110668524 gene encoding uncharacterized protein LOC110668524 isoform X1, whose amino-acid sequence MAKHPVVCLPLQKRCLFALLIMLSISTVIAFLIKAAFDSCDRRLEVAQKPLRSFSNALSVNTPPNPLTFMKSKRVLLVSHELSLSGGPLLLMELAFLLRGVGSEVFWVTIQKPSETDEVIYNLEQKMLVRGVQVVSAKGQEAIGTALKADMVVLNTAVAGKWLDAVLKENIPRVLSKVLWWIHEMRGHYFKLDYVKHLPLVAGAMIDSHVTAQYWKNRTQERLRIKMPETYVVHLGNSKELMEVAEDGVAKRVLREHIRESLGVRDEDLLFAIINKNHMIAGVSRGKGQDLFLRSFYESLELIQLKKLKVPSMHAVIVGSDITAQTKFETELRNFVMQKKIQDRVHFVNKTLTVAPYLAAVDVLVQNSQARGECFGRITIEAMAFQLPVLGTAAGGTTEIVVNGTTGLLHPVGKDGVTPLAKNIVKLATHVERRLTMGKRGYERVKEMFLEHHMAHRIAAVLKQVLQKSKGHPHR is encoded by the exons ATGGCCAAACACCCCGTCGTTTGCCTCCCGTTGCAGAAGCGATGCCTCTTTGCTCTCCTCATCATGCTTTCTATCTCCACTGTTATCGCTTTCCTCATCAAAGCCGCTTTCGATTCCTGCGATCGCCGCTTGGAAGTTGCTCAGAAACCGCTTCGCTCCTTCTCCAATGCTTTGTCAGTCAACACGCCTCCTAATCCTCTTACTTTCATGAAGTCTAAGCGCGTTCTCTTGGTCTCGCATGAGCTTTCTCTGTCAG GTGGACCATTGTTGTTGATGGAATTAGCTTTTCTACTAAGAGGTGTTGGTTCTGAAGTTTTTTGGGTCACCATCCAGAAACCTTCAGAAACTGATGAGGTGATATACAATTTAGAGCAAAAGATGCTAGTCCGAGGAGTGCAG GTCGTGTCTGCAAAAGGCCAAGAAGCTATAGGTACTGCTCTTAAAGCCGATATGGTTGTTTTGAATACGGCTGTTGCTGGGAAATGGCTAGATGCTGTTCTGAAGGAAAACATTCCTCGTGTTCTCTCAAAAGTGTTGTGGTGGATTCATGAAATGCGAGGACATTATTTTAAATTGGACTATGTCAAGCACTTGCCTTTGGTTGCTGGTGCTATGATTGATTCACATGTGACAGCACAATATTGGAAAAATAGGACTCAAGAACGTTTGAG GATTAAAATGCCTGAGACCTATGTTGTTCACCTTGGAAATAGCAAGGAACTTATGGAAGTTGCTGAAGATGGTGTGGCAAAAAGGGTTTTGCGTGAACATATACGGGAGTCTCTTGGAGTTCGAGATGAAGATTTACTCTTTGCCATAATTAACA AGAACCATATGATTGCAGGTGTTTCACGTGGAAAAGGCCAGGATCTATTTTTGCGTTCCTTTTATGAGAGCTTGGAGTTGATCCAATTGAAGAAGCTGAAGGTGCCATCAATGCATGCAGTAATTGTGGGCAGCGACATCACTGCTCAGACCAAGTTTGAGACAGAATTACGGAACTTTGTGATGCAGAAAAAGATTCAAGATCGTGTTCACTTTGTAAATAAAACTCTTACTGTAGCTCCTTATCTAGCTGCTGTTGATGTTCTTGTTCAGAATTCACAG GCACGGGGAGAATGCTTTGGGAGGATAACCATAGAAGCCATGGCATTTCAGCTGCCTGTGTTG GGAACAGCAGCAGGTGGCACCACAGAAATTGTTGTGAATGGGACTACTGGTTTATTGCACCCTGTTGGAAAGGATGGGGTTACTCCCCTCGCAAAAAATATAGTCAAACTTGCCACTCATGTTGAGAGGAGGCTTACAATGGGGAAGAGAGGATACGAGAGGGTCAAAGAGATGTTTTTAGAACATCACATGGCACACAGAATTGCTGCAGTGCTGAAGCAAGTGTTGCAGAAGTCTAAGGGCCATCCACATCGATGA